In Halobaculum rubrum, the following are encoded in one genomic region:
- a CDS encoding DUF7539 family protein — protein sequence MADASDRRQLVLEVRSQLDGWTARARAEAYAELFEGDDPILSEEELRLLDAIDSRLERHGGDGVWGTDQYGVHSADGRGSTDALRVVCVYHPQVTSDSVLRGLDDLDDETEERINTALWTYAERVTELIEKRLDEYLGRD from the coding sequence ATGGCCGACGCTTCCGACCGCCGACAGCTCGTTCTCGAGGTTCGATCCCAGCTCGACGGATGGACGGCCCGCGCCCGTGCCGAGGCGTACGCCGAACTGTTCGAGGGCGACGATCCGATCCTCTCGGAAGAGGAACTCCGGCTGCTCGATGCGATCGACTCGCGCTTGGAGCGCCACGGCGGTGACGGCGTCTGGGGAACCGATCAGTACGGCGTCCACTCGGCCGACGGCCGTGGGTCGACCGACGCGCTCAGGGTCGTCTGTGTGTACCACCCGCAGGTGACGAGCGACTCGGTTCTCCGCGGCCTCGACGACCTCGACGACGAGACCGAAGAACGGATCAACACGGCGCTGTGGACGTACGCCGAGCGCGTCACGGAACTCATCGAGAAACGGCTCGACGAGTATCTCGGTCGCGACTGA